Sequence from the Bacillus sp. es.036 genome:
TACGTCTTTGGATACTTGTGTAATTAAGTCTGCTTTAAACCATGGGTTGTCCGTCTGTGCAACGAAAATACCGTCTTCTTTTAAAGCTTTTGAAATACCTTCATAAAAGCCACGCTCAAAAAGCTTTGCAGCTGGTCCAACCGGTTCCGTTGAATCTACCATAATCACGTCGTATTCTCCTTCGCTTTTCGCGATATGCATAAAGCCGTCATCAACGAGCACTTCAACACGCTCGTTATCTAATGCTCCTGCAATGGAAGGCAAGTATTTCTTCGAGTACTCGATCACTTTGCCATCGATTTCAACGAGCGTTGCTTTTTCAACAGATGGGTGCTTCAATACTTCCCGAATGACACCACCATCTCCACCACCAACAACAAGAACGTGTTTTGGATTCGGATGCGTAAATAACGGTACGTGAGCGACCATTTCATGATAGACGAACTCATCTTTTTCCGTCGTCATAACCATGCCATCAAGAACAAGCATGTTTCCGAACTCTTCTGTTTCAATCATATCTAGACGCTGAAAGTCTGTTTGTTCTGTATGCAACGTCTGTTTAATTTTCGCCGTAATGCCAAAGCTTTCTGTCTGTTTCTCTGTGTACCATAATTCCATTTAAACCACTCCTCTATGTCAAATTGCTACACTAAGACCGTTCCCGAACCGCATAGGTCCAAACACCTTTAGTATGTAGCAAAAAAATGGATCTAAGCATCAGGAAAGCTTGCCACCAAACGGAAGCCATCGTTTTCCTTATCCTTTCGTCCCTTTAAAAAGTTTCTTAAAGCACAAGAAAAGTATAGTCGACTCTGCGTAAAAAGCAAGAGAATTTTCTACATTCATTTCTTGTTTCTAACAGTAATGAATTTGCCCCTCTTCCATTCACGCTAAAACAACACCATCCAAACAAAGAGAGCGAGTACAAATCGATAGATCGCAAAAGGGATCAATCGGACGCGTTCAATGAATTTAATAAATGTTACAATAGCGAAAAGCGCAACGACAAAGGCTGCCAAAAAGCCTGTCACAAATACTGGAACATCAGATACGGATAAAAACTGATAGCTTTTCAATAAATCATATCCGCTCGCCGCCACCATCATCGGAACCGCTAAAATAAACGAAAATTCTGCCGCTGTTTTGTGATTTGTTCCTAGTAAGACGCCGCCTGAAATCGTGGCGCCTGACCGTGAAAATCCTGGCCACAGTGCTAAACATTGAAAGAGACCAATCGAGAAAGCTTGCTTCAGCGTTAAGTCATCTAAACTTGAACTAACAGGAGCACGTTTTTTTAAATCAGCGAAAATCATTAACACGCCACCAACAATCAGTCCAATGACAACGGTATATGGCGAGAACAGATAACTTTTTATAAAACCATGAAGAAGGAAGCCCGCTACGACAGCTGGAATCATACCAAGGATGAGATGAACAAGGGTTAACCCTTCACTTGATTTTGGTGATAATAATGCAACAAATCGTTTTCGGTACATGACAACCACCGCAAGAATTGACCCAAGTTGAATGACGATTTCAAATGTCTTTGCCCTCTCTCCGGTGAAATCGAGCCAGTATCCTGTTAAGATCAAATGCCCTGTTGATGAAACTGGTAAAAATTCTGTTAGTCCTTCTACAATCCCAAGTATGATTGCAATCATGATCTCCATACGTTTCTCTCCCCGCTCTCAGTTAACATTGAGTATAGTTCATCTTATTCAAAAACTGGACAACTATTTTTCAAACTTATCGCAACCGTCATTCGTTTTTAACAAACAAGTATCTTTCATCAGGAAACGTGTTTAAGAGTTTCTATATTGTTACATACTAGATTTAAGACGATGTGGGGGTGAACCACATGAAATGGCTCAAGGATGAGCGATTCCATTATTGGAAGCGATGGACCATGCTTCTAAGTAAATTAATGATGATTGGCATCGTGTTAATCGGGATGTCTATGGGGATGCTTTATTTGCTAGCGGTGTTTATGGGAGCTCCCGAGCTTCAAGTCCCACAAACAACGATTTACTATGATCATGATGAAACTGTTATAAGCGAATCAAATCAAGATGGTCAGAACCGCTATTGGGTTGACCTTGAACATATTTCTCCTAACGTGATTGATGCAACAATCGCCATTGAGGACAGGCATTTCTATGATCATATGGGGTTTGATTTTAAACGGATCGGTGGGGCCATTCTCGCTGATTTAAAAGCAATGGCAAAAGTTCAAGGAGCTAGTACCATTACACAGCAATATGCGAGGAATCTCTTTTTAGAACATGATAAAACGTGGAAACGAAAAATCGCAGAAGCCTTTTACGCTTACCGACTCGAGGTTCATTATTCAAAAGAAGAGATTCTTGAAGGGTATTTAAATACGATTTACTATGGACACGGCTCTTACGGGATTGAGTCTGCAGCAAGAACGTACTTTGGCAAAAAAGCAGAGGAACTTTCTCTTGCAGAAGCGGCGATGCTTGCTGGGATTCCAAAAGGTCCTGGCTATTACTCTCCTTATGCCGATGCCGAGCGGGCAGAGGAACGGCAAAGCACCGTTCTCCAAGCGATGGTGTCGAACGATGTGCTATCTGAAGCGGAAGCAATGCAAGCAGAAACAGAAAATATGGCGCTCCAAACGTTCACGGAAGAAACGAAGTCCGACATCGCGCCTTATTTTGCTCAGGAAGTAAAAAAGGAATTAAGATCGGTGCTTTCACTTGATGAGCGTGTCATTGAGCAAGGTGGGCTCCATGTTTATACGACACTTAATGCTCAAATGCAAAAAGCAGCAGAAAAGTGGGTAGCCTCCTCCATTGACCAAAAAAGCGACATTCAGGCAGCGCTCGTCGCCATGGAACCGACGTCAGGAGCCGTTAATGTGATGATCGGAGGTCGTGATTATTCAGAAAGTAAATTCAATCGTGCCACGATGGCAAAGCGGACGCCAGGTTCCACGTTTAAACCGCTGTTGTATTATGCGGCTATCAAGAATGGCTTCACCCCTTCGACGCTTGTGCGAAGTGAGCCAACAACTTTTTACTATGATAACGAAAAGAAAACCTATTCTCCGCACAACTATGGAGACGTTTATGCGAATGAGGAAATTACTCTTGCACAAGCTTTAGCTCTTTCTGATAATGTTGTCGCGGTAAAAACACATATGTTTTTAGAGGAAAAAACGCTCGTTAATACGGCAAAATCATTTGGAATTACAAGTAAACTATCGGCCATCCCTTCCCTTGCGCTTGGAACAAAGCCTGTTGGGATGATGGAAATGACAGAAGCATATAGCATGCTAGCAAATGGTGGCTATAGCGTTTCTCCTTACTACATCGAGAAAGTAACGGATCGCGATGGCAAAGTGATTTATGAGCATTCATCACAATCTGAGCTTGTTTTAGATCCTGAGGCCGCTTTTGTGACGACCAGTATGATGACCGGCGTCTTCGATGAATCACTCAATGATTACACGCGCGTCACGGGGTCTGGCATTGATCACCTCTTAACGCGACCGGCTGCCGCCAAAACGGGGTCAACTTCTACAGATAGTTGGATGGTAGGATTTACACCGCAGCTTACCGCAGCGGTTTGGGTTGGATACGATAAAGGAGAGACATTGAATCATCGAAACGATGGCTCTTATACGAAAAAGATCTGGGCAAATTTTATCGAAGAGGCGCTAGCTGAGGAAAAAGCGACTGATTTTAAGAAACCAGATAATGTGGTTGGGATAGAGGTCGATCCTCAAACAGGACTGATCGCGACTGACAATTGCCCTGTGAAGCGCTTAACTTATTATATAGAAGGAACTGAGCCTTCACACCTTTGTGAAGATCATCCCGGAACTCCTTCTTCAGAGCAAGAAAAGCAGAAAAAAGGCATTTTCGATCGGTTCTTTAATTGGATTAGGTAAAAGACGGGTGCTACACCCGTCTTTCTTAGCGATTCACTTCTGGCTTCTTTAACGCCTCAAGGTCTTGTTCGATACTGATCCACTTTTGTTCTGTCATACCAATTGCGTCAGAAATTCCAGCGTTGTAAAGTGTCGGACCGATTTCGGACATCACAAAATGCAAAACGTTTTCAGCGGCAAGATCGCCAATTTCTTCATTTCGCTCTTCATAGAAAAATGATTGGATGCGCTCAACTAATTCTTTCTTTTTCGCACGTGAGATTTGATACACCTTGCTCACCCTCTCTAAGCAAACGCTTACGAAATCTTCCCTAGAACCAGAACAACCCGGGGAAACTTCCCCGGGCTGTTTTGGGTCCTAGCTATATGTGTTGCGTAACCATAAGTTTACGCTCAGTTTCAGGAAACCTCAAGGGATTTTATCAATTAGTCAGAAAACAACTCAAAGTTAGTCTTGAAGTCCTGCTTTCACTTCATCACTAGAACGTTCATAGACTTCTTTATCATACTCAATTAAATAGTTACGGAGCATTTGTTTTGATTTAGCATCCATATGATCGACAACGACTTTACCCTTCATGGATTTATCCATATTGTTTACATGCTCCGGCATGCTTTTCCATGCACGTTTCGCTTCTGCATTAAAGAAAAATTCACACGCGCCAATGCCATAATAGTGTGGTCCTTCTTCCGTACGTTGAAGGGTCACCCATACGATCCACGCTGTATGACCATCTGGCACTTCTTCGCGCGTCTTAACGAGCTTCTTGCGTTTTTCAAGAGCACTACGCGCGTGAAGCGCACCTACATCTACATAAATTTCGTCCGTTGTTGGATCGATAATGACAGGTGAAACGTTATCGAGGTTAATCGTACCTACTCCATAACCTCCGTGTCCGTCAGTAGAATCACCACTTAAAATGTTAAAACCTGTTGAAGGCTTCTTTTTCGGATTCTTTTCTTCTTCATTTGCCATTTCTTAGTACCTCCTTCAATCGCAATTGTCCGCTATCATTTTATCACAATTACCTGAATGGATTCATGTCACAGCCATTCACGGTTTTATCGGAATTGATTTTAGATTACCCCTTGTCAAATGCGTTTATTACGAATATTATAGTATTTGTGCTTAAAAAACGTTCGTATTTAATGGAGGTCTTACCATGTTTAACTCCTTTTTCCGCTTGAAAGAAAATGGAACAAACGTTAAAACAGAATTTCTTGCAGGATTAACCACTTTCCTGACAATGGTATATATCGTAATTGTTAACCCAATTATCCTATCCTCAACAGGGGTTCCGTTCGATACTGTCTTTATCGCAACGATTATTGCAGCCGTTGTCGGAACACTGTGGATGGGATTATTCGCAAATTACCCAATTGCAATTGCACCTGGTATGGGTCTAAATGCTTACTTCGCATTTTCCGTCGTAGGTGGACAGGCAGGCGTATCCTATCAAGTCGCCTTTGGCGCTGTTTTCATTGCGGGATTATTATTTATTATTCTTTCTCTAACCCCATTCCGTGAAAAGCTAATTGAAGCCATTCCTACAAATCTTAAGCTTGGTATCACAGCTGGAATTGGCTTATTCATTGCGTTTATCGGCCTTCGCATGACGGGCATTATCGTAGCCGATGAAGAGAACCTTGTTGGTCTTGGAAACCTTCATTCTCCTGAAGTGCTTTTAGCGCTTGTTGGCCTGATCATTACGCTTATTCTCATGGCCCGCAACGTTCCTGGGGCACTATTCTTCGGCATGATCGTTACTGCGATGATTGCGATCTTCACAGGACAGCTTGAATTTAAAGATGGCTTCATGCAAACACCTTCGGCTCCTGAATTCTTCATTTTCGGAAGCCCACTTCAGGCAATTAAAGATATGGTTGAATACGGCTTATACGCCGTTGTATTCTCCTTCTTACTCGTTACTTTATTTGATACAACCGGTACGATGGTTGGCGTTGCTGAACAAGCTGGTTTAATGAAAGGGAAGAAAATGCCGCGTGCACGTCAGGCACTTCTTGCTGACTCGATCGGCACAACAGTTGGAGCCATTTTTGGAACAAGCCCTACAAGTGCTTACCTTGAATCCTCAGCAGGCGTTGCGGCTGGTGGTCGAACTGGTTTAACATCTGTCGTCGTTTCAATCTTGTTCATTGTCTCTGCGTTCTTTGGCCCACTCGTCGGCTCTCTGTCAGGTCTTGCGGCGATTACAGCACCAACGCTCATTATCGTCGGAAGCTTAATGATTGGCGCCGTTGGCAAAATCGATTGGAGTGAGTTTGACGAAGCATTCCCAGCTTTCTTAATCATTCTCACAATGCCGCTAACTGCAAGTATTGCAACAGGAATCGCTCTTGGCTTTATTACGTACCCTATTTTAAAAGTTGTGAAAGGGAAATGGCGCGACGTTCATCCGCTTCTGTACCTTTTCGCCGTGCTATTCTTCTATCAACTTGCTTTTCTGCCTCATGCATAATCAAAAGCTCTGCCCATTTGGCAGAGCTTTTTTTCTTCTGACAATCCACTAATACAGGTAACGCTCTTCCGATCCGACCTATACCCAATTCATTACTTTTTTCTCTTCACTACTCTTTAATGCAAGCTCAATCACTTTAATAACATTCAGCGCTTCTTCAGCAGTGACCGGTGGCGCACTATTTTCTTTCAACGCCTCATAAACTCCCTTGTAGTACGTTTGATAAGATCCAGGTAAGGTCTTCACCACGTGATCACCTTCCTCATTCGTCAGCACACCGAACTGCTCTCGTGCCTCTTCTCCCCAACCTGCGTCCCCTGGAACTCTTCCCGCTATCAACGCTTCCTCTTGAGGATCAATGCCCCATTTTAAAAATGAGCCCTTCATTCCATGAATTTGATAACGCGGCCCATGTTGTTTTACGAGAGAGCCACCATGAAGAATCACTCTCTTCTTTCCATAATGCAAAATCAGATGAAAGTAGTCATCTGTTTTGCCTTCTTCGCGCTGGGCCATGATATCCGCATAAACGCCGTCTGGTTTCCCAAAGAGAGTGAGCGCCTGGTCAATTAAATGGGAACCGAGGTCAAATAGAATGCCAGACCCTTTCTTGTCTTGCTCTCGCCAACGATCACGTACCTCCGCACGATAGCGATCATAATGAGCCTCGTAAGTGATAACCGATCCAAGCTGCTCTTCCTTTACGAGCTGTTGAATCGTGAGAAAGTCACTATCGTAGCGTCTGTTATGGTACACGGTTAGCAAGCGGTCACTTTCTTCTGCAACCGCAATGAGACGCTCCCCTTCTTCTACACTAACAGTGAAGGGCTTTTCAAGAACAACATTCTTACCAGCTTCAAGAGCCTGTTTGGCCATTGGAAAATGTAACTCATTCGGTGTCGTGATAATGACCAGCTCGATTTCCTCATCGGTTAACAACTCCTCCATAGACGACACAACATTCACCTCTGGAAATGAACGATGGACCTTGTCTGCATTCGAAGAAACGACTGTTGAAATCGTTAATCCCTCTACCGCTTCAATGACAGGGGCATGAAACGTCGCCCCTGAAAATCCAAAGCCAACTAAACCTACTTTTACTTCTCTCATTCTTTCTCACTCCCGCGTTCTAAGCCTTTTGAACCCTTTTTTCAATTCGACAAGAATGCACAAATTACTCGACTTCTTTTTCCAAATTTTGATACAAATAAACGATTATACTAATGTTCAGACGGGTATTTATGTAATGAATCCGAAACATTTGTAAAGAAGGTGGCTTTATTATGAAAAAAACCCTTTATTCCCCTATTACGATCAGTTTTATTCTTGGATTACTCGCTTCTCTCATTTATACGATCATTCTAGCAGCAGGCGGCTATCATCATACTGGATTAGCTGGCTTCTTTTCAATTCTCACCATCCTGGTAGCTTATCTTCTACTTTCGACGTACTGGCTTCCTACCCTTCGTGAAATAAAAACAACGATTGCGCTCGGAGCGGGAATTACGTTCCATGTTATTAGTTCTTTCACGCTCGTCGTTATGATGGCAGGTACGTTACCCGAGATTTCAGAACTGCTTCTCCCTTACTTAAGTACACTCCTAATTTCTTTTCTAATCATGATCATCATTCTTTTCGCTGGATTCATTCTTGGAAAAGTTGATTTCACGAAGTTTACTACTAGAGATAAGAAAATGACGATGAAAGGTTAATTTCAACAACAAAAGGTGCCCCATCGGGGCACCTTTTGTTGTCTATTCATCTATTGTGCCAAAATGGCATTAACAGCCAAGCTTTTCCATAAAAGCATAGGCTTGCTCAATTTCATCTTCAGAATAATTTTGCTTCCGTTTAATCGTATGAACCTTCTCAACAACTTCTTCTTTTGTCAGGCGATCGAAAAAAAGAATCGTTGAAACGAGTTCAAGAAAACGGGAGCTCTGGCTATTAATTTCACTGATACACTGGCGAAGTTCAGGCAATTCAAAATCGTAATGACCTAGAAATTCATCGCCTTCTTCCGTTACTGCATATTTATATTGGTAATAGTTCCCTTTACTTTCTTTCACTTCTGTGACAAGACCAAGGTTACAAAGTTCCTCTACTCTTAGTGTTAACTCTTCTGAGTAAGGACCATAGAAATGAAATTGATATTTCTCGTTAAATGGAAACTGCAACTTTTTGCAAATGTAAATGATCTTTTGTAGTTTCTTACGTCCAATGACTTCTCCGGCTTCTTTCAACACAGCTATCACTTTCGCGTGATCTTCTAGCAACCTGCACCCCTCCCATGTACTTTTTACAGGTTGTCCAAAAAGCAATCTTCCTTTATCAGATGAGGTTCAAAAGCATTGCAGGCGATCCACGCCACTTCTTTTGAACACACACCAGCATCACCTGTAGCGGAAGCGAACTTCATGCCAGGACTGCCTTTCTTTTTGAACAGCTAATCGATTTGAAGCAATGACTTAATACGACGAGTAGCATCTGTATTTCCTTCAAGAATAAAGTCCGCAGGGAAATACAGTTTATGATCAGTTCTTTTTTTACCTGAAATAGCTTCCACTACATCAGATTCACGCGAAAGCTCACGTAAATCGCCACCAGGTTTTAATAGATGTATCGGTAACCGTTCTTCTTCTTCACCGGGCCGATAGAAATCATACGGCAAATCGGAAGATGAATCAACCACTAAATAATAATCAGGATCAATCCCCGCTTCGTGAAAGGAATCATGTAGCTCTCGCCACGCATTCATTTGCTGCATCGGGTTAAATTCGATGTATTTAAATAGCCTACGATTCATAAACCGTTCGCATAGATCGCTCAGGATATGGTCATTCTCCTCCTGCCAGATCTGGAAGTAAAACATCACAACAGAATCATCCAACTTCAAAAAATCTTCAAGACTAATATCTTCTTTAAAAAGAGAATAGAAGTGAATCGGATCATGTTGAAAGTGATAGCCCTGCTCAAATAACGCCTTTGCGCGATGAAGAATTTTACTTAAAATCACCTCTGCACTTCGCGTCACAGGATGAAAATAAATTTGCCAGTACATTTGATAGCGACTCATTATATAGTCTTCTACTGCATGCATACCACTTTGCTTAATGACGATTTGATCGTCACCCGGGCGCATCACGCGTAGAATACGCTCAATATCAAATTGACCATAGCTGACCCCTGTAAAATAAGCATCGCGAAGAAGATAGTCCATCCGATCTGCATCGATTTGGCTTGAAATTAAGCTAACCACAAGTTTATTATCATGCGTTTTGGCAATTACATCCGCAACTTGAAGCGGGAAATCATCGCTCACCCCTCGTAGTACCTTGTTGATCTCAGTGTCACCTAGAATGACCATCCGCGTGAAATCTTCATGATCAAGGTTAAATACTTTTTCAAAGGAGTGTGAAAACGGCCCGTGCCCAACGTCATGCAATAGCGCTGCGCACATGCTTAACAGCCTATTCTTTTCATCCCATCCCTCATACTGAGAGAAAATCTCGTTAATACGCCTCACAATCTCATAAACACCGAGTGAGTGACTGAAGCGACTATGTTCTGCCCCGTGAAAAGTAAGATACGTTGTTCCGAGCTGGCGAACTCTCCGCAAACGCTGGAATTCTTTCGTGCCAATCAGATCCCAGATTAAACGGTATCGAACATGGATATAGCGATGGACAGGGTCTTTAAATACTTTTTCTTCGTTTAATCGTTCGAGCATTCCGTGGCAGGCTCCTTCCGTCAAATTCATCCCTTCATTATATACCACCCCATAACAAATGAAAACCTTCTCCCGGGTCGTGATGGGAGAAGGCTCATGTTGTTTGGGTAGATAAAAAGAATGGAAACGAATAAAGCTGATCGTCAAATCATTCTGCATATAGAGAGAGGGGCGCGTGCCCCTCTTAATCTATGTTATAGAACAGTTTCAACTTTTTTGCCTTCACGTTTTTCTTCTGATTTTGCGATATACATCGCACAAGCCGCGTCACCTGTAATGTTAACAGCTGTACGCGTCATATCAAGAAGACGGTCAACGGCAAGAATTAAGCCGATCGGTTCGACAGGTAAACCTACTTGCTTTAGAACCATTGCGAGCATAATGAGTCCTACTCCTGGTACACCTGCAGTACCGATACTAGCGAGTGTCGCCGTAACTACAACAATAATAAGCTGTGTAAAGGTTAAATCAACACCGGTAATTTGAGCAATAAAAACCGTTGCAACACCTTGCATAATCGCCGTTCCGTCCATGTTGATTGTCGCTCCAAGCGGTTGGACAAAACTACTGATTTGCTTTGGTACTTTCAAGTTTTCCTGAGCGGTTTTCATTGAAACTGGAAGCGTACCGCTACTAGAAGATGTACTGAAAGCAACTGCCATCGCTGGCGCAAAAGCTTTATAGAATTTAATTGGATTCTCTTTACATAGGAAGTAAATCGCACTACCATATGTGAAGAGAAAATGAATGAGCAAAGCTCCTAGTACAACGAGGAAATACATTCCCATCGATTGTAGCGCTTCTTTCCCCTGCCCACCAACGGCAGAAGCGATTAGCGCAAAAGCACCGTATGGCGCTGTTTCCATAATGATTTTAACAAGATACATCATAACGTCGTTACCTTGTTCAAACAGGTCACGTAGTGCTTTCGTGCGTTCTCCAAGAATCGCAAGGGCAAAACCTACGAAAATAGCAAATGCGATAATTTGAAGCATGTTTCCTTCAACCATTGCTTGAATGGGATTGGTTGGAATGATATTAATAATTGTATCCAACACAGGAGGTGCTTCTTCAGCTTTAAAGTCTGAGTTTCCTGAGAACGATCCTTCAACACCTGGTTTAATTAAGTAAGCAAGTGCCATTGCAATCGAAATAGCAACCGTTGTTGTAACAAGGAAAAACGCAACTGTTTTCCCACCCATTCGGCCAAGCTTCTTCGGATCGCTTATTCCGGCTGTTCCTACTACGATGGAGAAGAATACGATTGGTACAACGAGCATCTTAATTAAGTTCAGAAAGATTTGCCCAACAGGACCAAATAAATATTGATCGACAGGTCCAAAGGCATCTGGTGCAAATAGATTAAAGATTACACCAACAAGAATACCTAGAACAAGACCTGCAATAATTTTAACTGTTAGCTTCATAAACATGTCCCCTTTCGTCTCATCGACTTCGATACCATCATCGTGTGCATAATACGGACCGCACAATGCTGGCTAATTTCTGCTTTATGTAGATTTTTCTTATGATCTTAGTCATACATGAAATCTCTTACATAGATTACCATTTCATTTCTATCTATACCCGCTCGCTCGCTAACTTGAAACTACCGTAATTATCATTATATCATTTTAGACAATTCTCGCAATTTCCTTTTTTTCGCAAGCGCTCATTTTTCTTTAGAAATCGAAGTTTTATAGGAAAATAAGGTGTGAAATTGGGTAAAAAGGATCAGCGATTTTGTCATCTCCCGGGAAATACTGTCGGATGATGTCTTAAAACTCCTTTCGTCTGCTATAATAGGAACGATTAGTACGTGAAAAAGGGGTAAGAAAATGGGAAACAACGATTCAATTCTTTATCAGCCAAAATGGCGGATTATTGATCAATCAACCCTTGGCCCGTCGTTTGATGCCCTCCAATCGTTCGCAATGGATGATACGCTTTGCAATTCCGCTGGAAGCGGCGAATCACCACCAATTTTGCGCTCATGGGTTCATCACAATACGATTGTCCTTGGCATACAAGATACGCGCCTTCCTTATTTTGAAGAGGCCGTTCACTATTTAAAATCTCTAGGGTATCGAGTAATCGTAAGAAACTCCGGTGGCCTTGCCGTTGTCCTTGATGCAGGCGTCTTAAATCTCTCCCTCGTCTTAGCTGAGAAGCAACAGCAAATTGATATCGATACAGGGTACGAAGCAATGGTCGATTTTGTACAGGAAATGCTAGCACCGTATAATGTCGCAATCGAAGACCGTGAAATTGTTGGTAGTTACTGTCCTGGTCGCTATGATTTAAGCATTAATGGAAAGAAATTTGCCGGCATTTCTCAGCGCAGACTTCGCGGAGGAGTTGCCGTACAAGTCTACTTATGCGTAGATGGAAGTGGAGCAGAGCGAGCCTCTGTGATTCAGGAGTTTTATAAACGAGGTGTGAACGGAGAAGCAACGAAATTCACCTATCCTGAAATTGTTCCAGAAACAATGGCTTCGTTAACTGAATTAATCGGAGAAGAATTAACCGTTTCAGATATGATGATGAAAACGCTGAAAACGCTAAAGACGTATGCCGGATCAATGACAACGGCACACCTTTCAATTCCTGAGCTTTCTCTTTATGACTACAATTACCAGCGCGTCTTCACGCGTAATGAAAAAGCGCTCGGTTAAAAAAACTCCCCT
This genomic interval carries:
- a CDS encoding HD domain-containing protein — encoded protein: MLERLNEEKVFKDPVHRYIHVRYRLIWDLIGTKEFQRLRRVRQLGTTYLTFHGAEHSRFSHSLGVYEIVRRINEIFSQYEGWDEKNRLLSMCAALLHDVGHGPFSHSFEKVFNLDHEDFTRMVILGDTEINKVLRGVSDDFPLQVADVIAKTHDNKLVVSLISSQIDADRMDYLLRDAYFTGVSYGQFDIERILRVMRPGDDQIVIKQSGMHAVEDYIMSRYQMYWQIYFHPVTRSAEVILSKILHRAKALFEQGYHFQHDPIHFYSLFKEDISLEDFLKLDDSVVMFYFQIWQEENDHILSDLCERFMNRRLFKYIEFNPMQQMNAWRELHDSFHEAGIDPDYYLVVDSSSDLPYDFYRPGEEEERLPIHLLKPGGDLRELSRESDVVEAISGKKRTDHKLYFPADFILEGNTDATRRIKSLLQID
- a CDS encoding lipoate--protein ligase family protein, whose protein sequence is MGNNDSILYQPKWRIIDQSTLGPSFDALQSFAMDDTLCNSAGSGESPPILRSWVHHNTIVLGIQDTRLPYFEEAVHYLKSLGYRVIVRNSGGLAVVLDAGVLNLSLVLAEKQQQIDIDTGYEAMVDFVQEMLAPYNVAIEDREIVGSYCPGRYDLSINGKKFAGISQRRLRGGVAVQVYLCVDGSGAERASVIQEFYKRGVNGEATKFTYPEIVPETMASLTELIGEELTVSDMMMKTLKTLKTYAGSMTTAHLSIPELSLYDYNYQRVFTRNEKALG
- a CDS encoding dicarboxylate/amino acid:cation symporter; the encoded protein is MKLTVKIIAGLVLGILVGVIFNLFAPDAFGPVDQYLFGPVGQIFLNLIKMLVVPIVFFSIVVGTAGISDPKKLGRMGGKTVAFFLVTTTVAISIAMALAYLIKPGVEGSFSGNSDFKAEEAPPVLDTIINIIPTNPIQAMVEGNMLQIIAFAIFVGFALAILGERTKALRDLFEQGNDVMMYLVKIIMETAPYGAFALIASAVGGQGKEALQSMGMYFLVVLGALLIHFLFTYGSAIYFLCKENPIKFYKAFAPAMAVAFSTSSSSGTLPVSMKTAQENLKVPKQISSFVQPLGATINMDGTAIMQGVATVFIAQITGVDLTFTQLIIVVVTATLASIGTAGVPGVGLIMLAMVLKQVGLPVEPIGLILAVDRLLDMTRTAVNITGDAACAMYIAKSEEKREGKKVETVL